TTCTGTGGCTGCAGCCTTTAATGCACTGAAAAGTAAAGGCATTATATAGAAAGGGGGGGAGCCAGCAGAGGTTTAAAGAGTGTATAGGTGACTGACACAAGCAGATGCAGTAAAAGGTAAAAGGTGAAACAGAGCATGATGATGGGTGATCTTGAGTGATACATCCTTAGAGAAAACATTCCTGCTTTAGCCTATGCTTATGCACTTGGGCTTTGTTGGGACTGGCTTTGTATGCAAACTTTGCCTGATATGTGATGTGTGTGACTTTTTTGAAAAGTCTGAAGGACTTATGTGGATTTCACTACCAAACTTGCTCTTTTGCAAAGAAGAATTCCACTGTGCTCTGACAGCCCAAGCTGGTAGTGATAGCAGAACATGCTACCCAAAGAAAATGGCTTTATAGGCATATTCACACCACCGCTGTAACTTTTATGTCTACATTCTTGCCTGCTTACACAGTGAAATAGCTAACAGTATTTATTTATAAGCAGTGTTTAATTGGCTTGAGCATGAAACACCGTGGAAAACAATGGGGCAGGTATGCAATTTCTTTAGGTCTTTAGCTTATCTTTATCAGTTTGAAACACCAGGCATTTTTCAAACAGATATTTCAGAGAGAGATTGTGAGGCACAGAGTGGCACCCAGCTTGTAAAATACCAAGATCACAGTCTGTGGCAACTCATTTGATGGAAATTTTGATTCCAGTGATCAGATATTATCCCGACtttaaagggggaaaaaagagattttatgGGATATGGAAGACACAAGAAAATCAGATGCCACAGATTTATGCTAGTCCTCTAATTCTTTAATTCTGTAGAAATGCAACCCAACGAACAAGAGTCTTGCTTGGTGAGTGAAGATGCGCTGGACGCAGATATCTGGATTAAAAAACATTACTCGGATCAGTGTTGATTAGAACTGCAGTTCATATTATTAGAATGTGACGGATGTGTTTGTATGAGGAGGAAGTTAACAGTTGTGTTCAGTTTTCTCCTCTCAGCAATTTATAACCTAAGCATTAGTCACCTACCCAATCTCCAGTCCCTTTCAGGATGTATAAATAAATGTAGTGCAATCTACAAGCAGTGAAATTTATGGTCACTGGTTGATGTCACTCGTGTCTCTTTCTTGTCATGCTGAATAGAGGGTAAAGAAAACCATTTCTTAAAACATGCACAGTCTTGattctttctgtaaatatttagCAGCAGTAGGCTAAATCCTGCAGCCTTTACTCAAACTTGTTACCCAATTTGATgattaaatgaagaaaatgagattttcacCTCTAGAGTGAAACTAGTTCCTGTGTAGAAAACCTGTCCAAAGCATATGATCTTCTTTGAGTCCTTAGAGTCAGACAGAAATGTCATTTCTGGCCTGGTGAGTCCCTGAGATGCATTTTGGTCTCAAAATTGCAAAAGTTAGCTCTTCCACCTATGGACATGCCTTTACTTTAGCTGTTCTGTTTTCACTCACATCTCTGGCATATTTTCCAGGCTGCTGGTTAGGTGCCTCCTGAGTTGAGTCATGTTATCctccattttttcctcctttaccTGCAAGGCCAGTGATCAGAATATTAATAAATTATGCTTCTTACCTCACTCTTCCCCCTTCTCCCAAAGCAGGTAATAACATGTGTCCtgatttaaaattcttttgatatttttattttttttggcaCTCATCACAGAGAATTTTGACAAAAACAAATTGATAATTGACAGAATTAATTGATAAAAgataataaattttaatattagTTCTGGCAGGGctattataaataataaaatgttgAGTTAGTCAGCTGAGGCCCAGCAGAAACGGGGAACTTCAGTGGGTTTTCCCACAAATGAAATGCAAGGAGGGAATTCCTATTTACCCGAAGCTGCGGAattttgtgctgtgctgtgtttaACCATGTGCATGCACACACTTGTACACAGAGTGTGAAGGAAATGGCCTGAGTGCCAAGGcccttttgctgctgctgtgctgcagaactCTCACAAATGTCAGATTTGCTTTCATTAGTGATGCAAGTGATCTGAAATAActctgttttggggttttaaatTGACTCAAGTTGTTTCCTGGTTTACAAGTGTTTCTTATTCTAGCCAGGTTTTGTAGaaagaagcatttggaaaatGCTCTGGGGCACATGATGGGATTCTTggagctgccctgtgcaggtCCAGAAGTTGGACTTCAGTCATCCTCGTGGggcccttccaactcaggatagcccatgattctgtgatttgcaCTGCATGGCTTGACAGTGATCTTAACATAATTATTGCTTTTCTGAGAAACCACACCAGAAATATGTGCTCTCCAGATTGTTAAAGGAACTAGGAAATGCCTGCCTGAACATGTGGTAGAATGCTTTTGAAGGAGAGTACAGATTTCTTAAGGTTGAAAACTCTGATACAAGTCTGAAAGTCTCTGTGACTTTTggctacaattttttttttttttttttttttaagcaagaaaAATGTATTCATCCACTTCTTCAAAATTTTGGTTTTGGCCTCAGTGTTGGAAAACTCTTTTGTGCCGTGTTGCCTTATGTGGTCACTAGATGAATCTGTGCTGTTTGTGCACAGCTGCTTGAGTTGTGCATTTAGGTCAGGCTGTTTTTGTGACTGAGAATCTGTGTGAAGCTGTGTCTGCGTGCAGATTTGGAAAACATTCTGCTATCTTTTccccagctgcttttcctgtctgTGCTCTGCTGTTTCCAAAGCAATGTTTAGTTCACCGATTCTCTCCTCCCTTCAAACTTTCCCAAAACAAgaaggggagaggaaaaaaaaaggagaaaaagccaggctggaaatTAATAGTGCCTTAAGAAGGAGGAGATTTGCCTGTTATAGAACCAACAGACCAAGCCGCACTTCCTAGAGGCAGCCTGTCACCTCCAAATGTGTGGAGGAAGGCATTTGAAATTTGGGTTCTGCTGTGTTGTGCTCTGCAGTGAGAGGGGAAACCCTCCTGGTGGGAGAGATCCTTCTGGAAAAGCTGTTGGGAAGTTCTGTAGCACAGCCCCTAGTTAGGGTGAGCTGTGGGCTCATCTTTGCTGAGGATTCTGGGGTGCAAAAGGATGATGATGAAATTAGGGATGTGCCAGAAGATGACAGGAGGGCCCCTGTGCTTAGGTCAGCATCCCATAAGAGACAGGAAAGTCCAGTAAAATATTGTGTCTGCTGGATTGAGGCCTGAACTCATGCATACTCTTCTGGGGACACAGtgatgtctcttttttttttttttttttttttttttttttttttttttttttttgttctggaaAAAGCCCTTTCTTAGCTGTCTTCCAGAGTACAGCTGCCTTTCAGACATGGAGGCTGCTCCAGCTCAAGGTGATCCACGGGAAGCTGTGCAAGGAGAGGgttaggttggacattagggaaaggtttttcacccagagggtggctgtgcactgaacaggctccccagggacgTGGTGACAGCCCCAAGCctgccagagctcaaggagCACTTGGACAATGCTTTCAAGCACAGGGTGGGGTTCTTGTTCTctgcacagccaggagcagggctttggtGATTCTCGTGGGACCCTGCCAACTCAGGATGTTCTAGGATTCTTTGATGCTTAGGGTGGAGTTGATAGAAATCACCCTGCAGAGCCATTCATTCATCTCCAGTGCTTATTGTTTAATGTGAAAAACAGGGGGAAACTTGGGGTTTAAATGAGTTCTGCTCACAGCTGTGAGTGGTGACACACAGAAGTTATATTTGCTAAGATGTGGAATGAAGAGGAATAATACTAGGGCGAAGCAGAGACTTATTCTGCAGCCATTCAAGTCCAGGTAACATTTTTTAATCAGTTCTGTGCTACGTTAGGCTCACTCTGGGTGTTTGTGTTTACAGAACTGGCACTGAAATGCTCAAAAAGCACGTGTGGATTGTGCCATTTAGGGACTTGCTGGATTAAGAGTGGATGATCTTAGTCCTTTCCAACTTAAATGTTTCTAATATCACTGTGGTCATCCTGAAATCAGAAGCAGTACTTGGAGTCAGTGAGGTAATCTTTCCTCTGAAGGTCTCTCTGACCATCCCCTGCTATCTCAGGCTGCTTCAGATTTGTATTTTCTCTGAGTCAAAGAATATTCTGTCCCACAATCTtggtttttcctctctcctttctgtaCCATAGCAAGCAGacaatttagaaataaaaaaaaatagctgccAGTTGCTTACTGATCATGGACAAAGTATTTATGTATTTTGCGACCTTAACATTATTTATCCCCTCTTCCTTTTTTATGacccctttctttcttccttccttccttctgtaaaacaaacaaatagaCAAATTACAAAGAATCCTTTTCTCTGTTATATGGCTAGTTTGACATGCAGCAGGGAATGGTATTTCAAATGAATGATGTTTAAAAATGCCCCATATTCTGAGAGCTGAGCAGCTCAGCTTCCTCAATGCTGGACTGACAATCAATCACAGGCTGCTGAAATTTTAACACAATCCCCCCAGTGGAAGCAAGTCCCACTTTGGCTCCTTCCAAAGGGACTGCTTAATGAATAAGGACTGattctgtttggaaaaaaaactgaCCTGCCTCTGTTGAGAGTGTAAATAACAATAAGCATGTTCTGGGTTTAATGCTATTTTAATCCTGTTGAGGAGCACTTCATTTAAAATTGATTCTATCTATATAATTATTGCAACTCCAATTATTTTGATACACCCCAGTATATTAATGccttttgaaaagcaaaataataaatgtCATTAGCTAGTTCTGCAGCAGATCTCAAGTTACCTGTGCTATAATTATTTACATTAAAGATATTGTAAAAGAGCCTATAAGAAACAGTTTCAGTGTCTCTAATGCAGGATCAAAAAGAGTCTTTTAAggtggagaggaaaaaagttatTCTAGTAGGGGCAGATCTAAGATTCTTAATTTGAATAATTAAAcctgttttgtatttttaagagCATTTCTAGGAAATTACGAATTTATGGCATGATTGTTACTCAAGTCAGCCCTATTGTTAGGCTTAAAATGCCTTTGAAATTGTTCTTTTTATTCAGATGTTTTAGCATTCAAGGAGACAATTTTTTGCACAATGAACAGCAATTTTAACTATTGTTTTATCATCACTGTCTTGTTCTTTAGTGATCTTCTGATGACATGACTTTTAGCATTCATGATTCCTAGTTTGAGACTTTTTGTTGTCATTTTGATTTTAAGGTAGGTTTTTAGTTAGAGAAAGAATTCTTAACCGAATCTAATAAAGGATAAATAGTTTTCATAGCAGTTGTAGCTGGAAACCAATTTTTCTAATTTCAGGGAAACTAGAGAATCCAAAATTGTGTTCCTAAACTGAAGCTTAGTTTAAATGGTGGATTTCACATCTGAGCTTGAGTCTGGTTCTGGAGCCTTACACACTCCacaaaaatactttgtttttcagtgtgggatttttttctgagtgtGGGAAAACAGAGATAACAGAAAATCAGAGTAGGATGATTTGGACAGAAGTTGTCACGTCCCATAGGAGGGTTCAGTTTCATGTGACTTCAGCCATTattctgtgcagagcagggagatgTGTCATTCCTAAGCACAGCTTTTTGCTCATTGCACTGCAGAAGGAATGCAGAGCTGTCCCTTTTCTGTGTAAGAACCAGCTCAGGCAACAAAATTACCCAACCCTGTCACTGGGAGCCAGGAGTCCACCACACCTGTCAAACTGTGCTTGTAAATGAGCTCCTTGGCTCAAAGCCAGCATGAAATCTAGAGGCTGAAGATATTCAGTAGTGCATTACAGGAAAAGGATTTTATTCAGGGTACCTGTATATTACCTTTCAAATAGTGAAAGCCATTCAGTAAAATCCAGACTTTCTAATAACTAATCCCATTAAATTAAAGCTTCCCAATAAATGGAAGCTTTGCCAGCCTAGTGTTTAACACTCTCATCGAGAGacttatttatttgaaaaattgcTTATTTCTTTAATAGCAATTGAAACTATTAATTCCAAATTTGCTGTTCggtaaaatacattttatgtttCATGAATATTGTGTGCTTTCTTAGTTTTAGCCCAAGCTTTTACAAGTGAAATCAATTTCTTTCCTCAAGTCTATTCATCGTGAGAAAATATAAATCCTGTCTTTTATGAAACTGTCATAGTTCCTAAGAAATATTAGACCCTAGGGCCCACTACTCCATTTAAAACATTCTTCATGTTCctacaatcttttttttttttaacaatccCTTTGCTTGTTTGATGACTTTTACTCTTCCCCTTCTCATTTAGTGAAATTCAATATTATGTCCctattctgttttttttaaacacaactTCATGGAACATACTAAAAAGCAGGGgtttagtattttttaaaagggaaTATAGCCACGATTATCACATTGTCTGTATTCTTAATTTTCCTCtcttgtattttttgtttgcttgcatGTTCTTTGAAAGATGTAGGGAGTCCAGATGAATTGAAAAAGAACCCAAGCTATGTAAGGCTGTATTCTCAAGTAATATTTACATCCCTGAAGAAGTTGAGAAATACATcctgggatttaaaaaaaatgcacagaggcacttattttttttcttaaatgttcTGAAAATTCTGATTATATGCTGTTTGCAGAGCTGATGAAACAATgcttattattaattaattattaaataatttttttttttaccttttcaatgctttcttttcctggctCATTTGCTCAGGATTGGGCTTGTATCCAGGCTTACTATGGCTAGATCCTTCTTTTCTGAGAGGCCCAAGTGCAGCAacagcaggaggaaggggagcAAAGCTGTGTTCCcaagggaatttgggggaggGAAAACAAGCCTCACTGAAAGAAGTTTCTCGAGATGCTCTGGCTGATGAATTAACTCGGGTAGCTCAGAGTAAAAGGTGATTTGGAGTCTGAGGTGTTGGTGgcgtgggttttttttttttaccaaattttttctctttgattttAGTTTGAGCAGTTGATACCAAATGCAGATGAGATTCCTGTCACCTAACTCTAGTTATCTGAAAGTTAAGTGCTCGTTTTCAGCTAATTGTCTAGACGCTCTGTATCATCAATGAAGCAATAGAGGCACTTCGGCAGTGATTAATCCCATCCTAAAATAGATGTCTAAACTGGGATGAATTGGAAGAAGCTGTCTTCCTCCACCAAACAGCAGGAGAGCACTGACAGCTGGTTAGACACAGAGGAGCTGAAGACAGGCGAGATGgtccccctcttctctctctctgtggttTCACTGAATTTAGGGTAGGAGTTCCATCTTTCAGTGGTTGTGGAATAGTTTGACCACGTGAAACAGATGCTGGTATCAAATCCACCAGATTCAGGAGTGCAGAAAGCAGAAATGAATGTTCCCAGCTGCACTGGTTCTTTGCTGGGGTTTGCCAAAAGGCTGctgaaaatacaaaagctgGTGCATAAAGCCTTGCTCATATTCCAGGCTGGGATCAGCATCCACCCACAGGGAAGGCTCCACTTGGTTGCTCCTCTGTACGAACAGTGTCCCAATGACACTTCACAGCTCTCCTCTCActttatttgttttctgaaacATAAATATTCTAACTGAAACACAAATTAAGCACACAGTGTGTGTGCAACATAACTCTAAAGTAACTGGGATGGAAAGCATTTCAAGCTGGCAGAAATATTAGACAAGTTTAATACCATATAAATGGTTTTCTCAATAAAATTCGGAATTGATATAATTAATTAGAACATTAATGAAGGTTGAAACTTTCCTCAATAAAGAGTAATTAGTAACACTTTTACAGTAAGAATCCTGTGCGGTAATTTTTATTCccatgtggttttttttgtgcaatGAAGTGAATATGCCATTTAACATTAAATTTAacaaaaatgtttctatttGGAGGTATATTTTataaccaaaacaaaccaactgAAGGCAGTTAttaaactttcttttttctctccagaaCTAAGGTTATGCTGAATGTTTTTCATAATTGGATAGCAATGTTTTTCAGATGGTAGTGAACCCTTCACTGAGAAAGTGTGGGCAAACCCACACCTTATCCCACACTATATCATTTCTGTGATATAGGATGTCACCTCTAGGAAAATTTGCTTAACAATTTAAAGgattttaaaggtttttaaaCCTGCACTGATCCTGGGCTGAGGTAGGAGAAAATAACACTGTCAGATTCTCGTTGAGGTCTGCCCAtctgtgaaatattttccctggattttggtAGCAATGTAAGTATGCCAGTGAAAAAAATGACTGAGTTTCTACGAAGCATTTTGGTTCTTGAGCTACTCAttgttttttttgtcttccctTTGTTACTTTAGTTCAAGGAAAGGAATACCCAAGGATGGGAGTTTCTGCTAGGTTGTTATCAGATTTTTCTCTTATTCATATTTAAAAGCACTTATTATGCTTACATTTTTCTGATGCTATCTTTACATAAGAACTGCAAATTCTTAAAGTAGGCACAGAAGTCTGTGCTGCAAGTCCACGTTTCTTTGCTTGTTGTATGTTATAGTGGAAGCAGGCTGGTCAGTAAGCTGCATAGTTCTATGATCATGGTGCACAATGCAGCATCTTTTCTCATCTGTTCCTGCAGCTGTACAAAACAAGATGCTGTGGATGTTTCAAAACCAGAAGATTCTTGTTTTACTTCCATCAGAACATAACTTCTGCTAGCATTCTGATACTTGTTGTTCTTTAATTAAGGTGATTGTTTTTCTCTTGCCGAACTGTGACTACAAAGACATACACATCATGGGttattttttaatccttttaataataataataataatgattaaaaaaaacccttgttgCAATTACTTTTCCATTTATTATCATGGTGGGTTTTTACAAAGGGATTTACCAAGCAGATTTCTGGAGCTCTTAGTGGAGTTGAAAGGTAGCCTATGCATGTCCTTGTACATGCACAGTGGAATGGTGAACATAAATCACatacccacacacacacacacacagagaacaagGCACTGCTAAGACTGTACAAGTAATAAACGACCAAGAGGTTGCTGATACATTAAAAACTGAGCTTCTCAAGAGCCACCTCAACGCCCTAGAGCCGTGCATGGTTCTGGGGCTGTGTGCTTGGCAGCCCTGCCGTGTCCCTCTTGCCATAGGTGTTGGAGCCCACGTTGGTGGGTGGGTAAAGGGCCCCCAGGCCGCTGCTGGAGCGCACCAGGAAGTCGGCCAGCCGCTGTGTCACACACGTGGCCGTGTTGcatttcctcttctccagctggTGGCTGCCAAGGGGGAGCAGAGAGAGCCAAGGTTAAGCCAAGCGATGAGCAATCGAGTGAGCCGCTTCTCATAGTCATTTGAGCTCTGCTAATGTGGGAGTTCTTTTAATGTGTGCACAAATATGAGAACGTTAGAATCTTCCCACCACCTACTTTGTGcctgaaaaaaatccttgtgCTGGGTGCTATTATCTGTTTTAATGATGGGGGTTATTCAAATGCAGAGACCTGAACAGTCATATGTCGTTTTTATTGATATCCTGCGCAGCACTTTATGACACCCAGAAAACCTGTAATGATAGTATAGGTAAGACACTAAGTGAAAGCAATGACTAAATGTTTAACTTTCAGCTGAACTTCTAAATCTATTTAGAGTTCTTGCTGACATCATGAGGATTACTAACATAGTGATGATCACTAACATTTATTTAGTTCTCGTGATTCCACAGAATCGTATCCTGCTCTCACTGAAGTGACTGGTAATATTCCAGTCCACACCAAGTGGGCTAAACCCAAAGGTTTTCTCCCATCTGCACCACATCTCATGAGGGGTAGCAGGCATTGCCAGCTTCTGCCAGCCTCAGTACCACTTAGGATGGTCTTTAGCTCTGTCTCTCCACCACTTAGCTCTGGCTAAACTGCCACATCCTTTTTGGAACACCAGCAACTTGGAAGTTCTGTCGTGGTGAGAGAGAATCCTTTGCTGACTGATACTTTAAAAAGAGTGTCCAAGGAGGAATCCGTATCTAAAAGTAACATTGTATGATTTGAACCAACAGACCATTTGCAGAACTCCATGTAAAATTTATGTAgcatgagggtttttttttaattgtaataaAATGGTTAGCTTGAGAGAACTTGGGTTTTCGAATTTGTTCCTTAGACTGCTGTGTTGTTCCTTCGGACAGAAATGCTTGCTGAGATTCCTACTGAGTTATTGCTTATTTTCTTGGACTTCTTCATGCTGATATGCCATGAGTTAGACACCAGTTTGTGACTAAAATTTACTGTGAAGAGCAACAATATCCTAGTTTCAAACTCTGAGCAGTTACCAGTACGTTCCTTTGCTTACTGATTATTAAATCATCATCTATAAATGTCATATAACTTTTTGAAGTTATTTGTGTTGATCTGAGAATCCAAGTGGAATAGCAGCTGTGAAAGGAATGTCTGTATTATACTGGCTCTTCATTGGTAGATGTGCAGCAATTTTTAagcaattaatattttaaatgtgtaattgcgttaaaagaaaattgttgGACATGGCTTTATATAACCTCTACTTGACTTTCATGGGTATTTCTATCGGGTTTAATCAAGTCTTTAACATACAAGGTTCAAAGAGCAGCTGGTTCTCACAGAGATCCTGCTTTGTTTGTGGAGGCAGAATTCTCTTTTCCATTAAAGCTGCAAAATCAAGTTGACAACTCCAGCCCTTACAGGAAGCTGCTGGGTTTCTAcctcatgtccagcctggctgaaGCCACCACCCCTTTTAGCTTTAAATGAATATTTGCAGCCAGGAGACAATTCACCCAGTGAGACATGGTTCTAGGCCCCAGAAAAGCAGATAAGGCACACCACACCCATCAAGGTGATGCCTTGTGTTTGAATAttacagtttgtttttttttttttttttaggtgatAGCTGTAAAAACGTTAGAATTTCGTCTTTGttaaaaaatactttggaaGGTACAAAAATTGTCATGtaatagtatttttaaaatatatattcaaGGAGAGAGTAACAGGCAactatatatgtgtatgtatttaCTGAGTTCATCTATAACAGAATTGTCATTGAAAGAAATTCACTCAAAAGCCTGACAAAACTAGATGaacttgaaggtctcttccaccTTGATGATTGTGAAAATCATCAAGTAGAACAGTGAAAAGTAGAATAGTTCAGTGCTGCTTATTTTTTAGTACAAATTGCAAATAAATCTTGAAATGgtttttattcattaaaaagTTGCCTGAAATTGAATTTATGAATTTATAAATGAGAATGTGTTTCAGACAAGTGAAACTCTATCAGAACcgatttcttcttttccttcttcctgtgataaaattaatatttaattctgtgattaaaaaaattgcttaattACTGACTGAAAGCATTTATACTATAAAATAATTCCATTCTGGCAGAGAATGCTAGTGTTATTAAGAAgggtgtgtttttgtttttttttcctcttcaggcTTGGAAATctgacaatttttttaaaaaggaaggcACTTGCAATACACACCTTTCTTCTCAAGGTAATATGCTATTTACAGCCTCTTTAATTTATGAAAGTGTTATAATTGCATTTGCAACTTTGTCCCTGGATTTCACTTTCTACCCTGAACGCTTCGATCTTTATGTTACAGAAAAGCTGGTCTTTATGCTTACTCTATTTAGTAGAAGGatattttaatctctttttttgagaaaaacagCTGAAGTCTCTCAAGTAGCAGGATATCACTGGAACAAAGTTTGCTTCACGGCTCAATCTGATATGGCTGGAAGAAACAAGGGAAAATCAATACCTTTTTGTCTTTGCTGCTGGTTGTTCTGGCATTTCCTCACTAAGTGCTGAGAGTGTGTTATGTGACATTACAGGCAACATCCATCCTTGTCTCTTGGAAGTACCATCAGATAGATCATCAGCCACAGACAGTAATCTTTGAACAACAATAAAAGAGTGAGCTTGAATAACTCTATTTT
This portion of the Anomalospiza imberbis isolate Cuckoo-Finch-1a 21T00152 chromosome 5, ASM3175350v1, whole genome shotgun sequence genome encodes:
- the IAPP gene encoding islet amyloid polypeptide, whose protein sequence is MCNLKLSVFFIALSVTLSCLEATPIERLLSVADDLSDGTSKRQGWMLPVMSHNTLSALSEEMPEQPAAKTKSHQLEKRKCNTATCVTQRLADFLVRSSSGLGALYPPTNVGSNTYGKRDTAGLPSTQPQNHARL